The Dioscorea cayenensis subsp. rotundata cultivar TDr96_F1 unplaced genomic scaffold, TDr96_F1_v2_PseudoChromosome.rev07_lg8_w22 25.fasta BLBR01000784.1, whole genome shotgun sequence genome includes the window tgCATTTGAATAACAATATTGAAACAATGTACTGTTGTGGGGTTGCATTACAGgtaaatttacaaaatttaacccTTAAATTAAGTATGGGGCAACTAATTTGGGATAACGAAGTTTCTAGAGTGGACATTTGCAATGGAAGAAAGATTGTACATGATAATTTTCTGTTTTTCAAAAgttatacataattaaaaattaatacaaagtaAAATAAGTTAGACTTtctatttttgattaattttatgatgtaatatttttttttttttttttgcaaattaatATCAACATACTGGCGTTGGTGACTGGGAGCGATATGGAATAAGCCCaacacaaaaattttatattatttcacatgaaaaataacaaaagattgACTTAGAGGCCACTCACTCAAGACAAAGTTTATGACAAATCTATTTTAAGCTAAACCGTCAGTGTAAAACTGAGGACAGGCCCAGTTCAAGACAAACAAATGTATCTAGCAAATCTGAGACTATTTTTGAGTATTTGGTTTTCAACTTTCATGAAACTTTTTCATAAAACTTTCTAATTTCATACTATTTGGATATTttaagattaattataaaatagggttgtttttttaataaagaaacatatataatcattattgcttgatttatgttttgttctaaaaggataaaaacaaaataaaactatagaCCTATAAAATCGGTACATGTCTTTGGTGATTCTTATCATGGTCGTTTTATTTTGAATGTCAGCGTTTTATTATTTAATCGcgcaattttttaatatttttttgtccaaGAGGGTTACAAGGTGTTTGGAAAGGTGATGATGTTTATGTCTAAATTTACCACGTATACTAGTTTCCGCATTGTTGCATCGGTGCGACATCATACTTCGAAATAAAATAGCTCTTTCTTATTGACATCTGCTCTTGTCGACCTTGGCTGACGGTTTAAGGTAGTCATGTAATTTCTACtcttttgatgatgatgtaTAAATATCTGTTGTAAATAATGGGTGAATTAGTGTTATTGGTGCAAATTTAAAGTATATGTTATCAAATTCTCATGATCTTTTGAATGCTTTCAAGGCCGTTATAAGTTGGGTGACGGTAATCACAATTAAAATTGAGATCTTTGAAATGAAAAATGGCTATAGTGCAGTGCAGCCAAAAATCATGgtataatttatgtattttataaagcacttttgttttattttgtaaaacttTGTGATTAAAGtcagttaataatttttattataaatacacttgtataattttatttcattttttacttcACAATTTATTGTGAAGTGATATTTTGGTTTTTCCTTTTCTAGCCCGTTCTTTTAGTTAGtttctgaaaagaaagattgaattaaattaattttgaaatattcaGACACATACATATTGAATCCCTCTTTATCTTTCTAATTGACTTTAGTAATtcttgaaaaattgaaaatacttcattaaaaaaaaagaacatcaaaCAATCTTGCAAAGGTAgttcaattaatttaaaataaaaggtaaaaTTTAAcacacataattaaatatttacataattagttGAATAAACTAAAGGCCATATGTTGTTTGGGTCCCTTTTTATAAGATCATTGAACACTAATGACAATATAATACagatgaaatattaatttatctCGTCTAACATCGAGAgatcatgaatttatttctcCACTATCAGTTTTCAAGTATGACACCACTGGGTTGTTGGTCGATTCTAGAAAAAATGGCTTGGGTGGCATCTCCTTAAACTACTAACCTTCCTAACATCTCTATCACTTTGCTCATGGAAGGTCGATGTGCGGCTGTTGTATGCACCCCACAAGCCTATCATGCATAACTACTTCTCTTTTCATTAATCGCAATACGTAAATCATTTGTACTGTATCATGCTCAATTGTGTCGGCAGGTTTGTATAAATCCCGCAAGGACCTTATCTGGATCTGAATTCCTTCCCACCTGCCATCCAAGTAACGCTACAAAACTATAAACATCACGCGCTGAGAAATAACACAAACCTCGATATCAGCTCGAACAATACCTTATGGTTTCTCTTGCAACACTAGGGGTGATACCCCAGCTATTGTTTTGGATATAGTTTTGCCGAGAGCCCGAGGAAATCAGAAAGAGTTTGGATTGAAGTTATGGTCTAAAGAATGTTATGTGGCTTGATGTCAAAATACAGAATTTTGCATATCACATCCTTTGTGTAAATAATCAAGTCCTGAAGCAACTCAATGCAATATCAGTTGTTTGTCTAAAGAAGGTATGATTGAGGCCCTTGTTTGATGAGAGATAAACTTGTCAAGTGAACCGACGTGTGTACACCCAAAGCTCTTTGCATTCATCCGAACAAAAAACCAATTAGTTTCACATTTATAGTGAATCCTGTAATAGTCAAACTTCATTGGTAGAATCTTCACACCTTGTTGTACTTGGAATTTGTCAGCATCTTGATAGCAACAAGTCGGTCCCAAAATCCCGCTGAAACAGAACCAAATCCCTCCCTGGCCTAGTTTTTCTTTAAAGTAATAAGTCATTGCGATAATCTCAGTGTATGAATACTGTGGTACAAGAGTTTTGTTGATTTCCTCAAAAATTTCTCCAGAACCTTAATTTGATATCGATTGACATataatttgtgaaaaatatatatagctaGTGGTTACGGCCATCTTTACAACACGCAAACAAGTAGAGTTGAAGAAATGGTTAAGTTTCTTTTTTATCCTCTCTCTCCCTAATTTGAAAGATATAGGTGAGAAACTATTGAAACCACTGCATGAGGGTTAATTTAAAGAATATTTGATTTATACCTATCAACGCATGATTTGAGCAGTATCACTACAACGAATCATCAAAACAAACGTCTAGCaccaatttttttgtaattgtaCTTTTTCTGTGCAATCATAAATAGCAATTTCCATTCCGGCCAACTGATGAAATTCGATTGTTGGTGGATTGGCATGATTTCGATATGATGATAAGTTGCCCTGCACAAAAGTTGCTCTTATTAGTCTAATTATTAATATACCTCATGAACTATAAATGGAAGAgatgttttaataatatttggaTAACTTTATTTTACTATGACCCAGCAATCCGAAATGACATTTTCTTGTTGCTTATATTATCTGGAGCAAATCATTAGATATATTTGGATATCGagtttattttataagtaaaatGAGGGTCTGGCttcaaagaaattataaatacTTTTAATGAAGAAACCATGATTTTTTAATGAAGCAAGGATGTaatgtctttatatatatatatattaccaaaaattatatataaaaggccagaaaaagaaaaaaaacctcaCTAAACCTagaacaaaacatcaaaatctatTTGTGGCATGGCAACTAttggattaaaaaaaccaagttCACTTTGATTGCGTAAAGCAAAACTTCTCTTTggaaaccaaatatatatatatatatgttctacCTCATTGACTACTTAAGCAATCTATGATGGCATTAACTCGGAGAAATATTCCCCATTGGGGTGAACCCTTGGGCTAGAAGCTTGAATATATCAGGTGGTTTGTGGCCTGAGAAGTACCCATTAATATCACCTGGAAACATGGCAGAAATCTGCAGGAAGGTTTAAAGGTTTGCGAATTTCATATGATTTATATCCATTGATGAGATAGACGAAGGAGTTGTTGTTATTGGCTCAAGCAAGGCATTGGCTTGTAGTAGTAGTCATCATGAGTCGTAGTCATTGTAGTAGTGATGCATGGACTTGTTCTTCACTTCTTTTTGAGCAATTCACCAAAAGTAACCCATTTGTATGCCATGTGGTGCTTGTTATGACTCAAGTTAGAGAATGTGAGAGGAGAGGCAGGAAGGGAAGATGACTGCAGCTGCCATTGTAATGTTGTTGTGCTTCTCATCCCAACATACTTCACTTGTATCTTGAGTGAGACAAGATTAATGTGAAGGAATCATCGTATGTGATATTGCTGACATAGTAGCTGTTGGAGGTAGAGTGAGGACGGTGTGGTTGAGATGATCACAAGTGAGCTCATAGTTAAAGATCTCCACAGTTGGGTGGATCATCTTTGAGACGAAAAGGATATCTAATGTTTGTGAGGGTTCCCACATGATGATGGAGCACAATATTGATCTCCTGTTGCAGAGACAAGTGTAATGAGGAGAATACCAAGAGCTGGAAGAGGAGAATGGCTAAGAGCGGAGCTGAAGGAACTGCAGGAGAAGGAATTAGAAGGATCATCATAATCTTTAAATGGTTAATGTTATCTATATATTTCGGATCGTttctacaatatatatatatatataggtgtgCGTCATCCCcaattttgaaaatgtaaatttcttataaaagaaaatttcataacTTGATATTACCAGATTCAACACCATCtaaattattgtttctttttaaataatatcattttCAAGGTCAgtatttattttccaaattaattaaatctccATGACTTTCAAGTCCATTAtagtaaattttcttttttaaaatatggaagTCAAATGTTTTGACCTTTGAATAGAAAAACTTTTAGATACTAATTTTTCcaatttcaactatatatggacgtcataaataaaaattaacaatatttttactaatgaagttggataaaaatatacataaaattaataaaatttaaatttttataaattttcttcttataaaattattattgtgtgtgtgtattattgtgtattattatttttgaggtAGAGGCGGCCATATGCAGCCTCACGATGGCGCTCTGTGAGCAGGGGAATGTGCAGCATCCTCGCCTCTTGGCGCGAGGGATCGCGGTCGGGAGGAATCGAGACTCGGCGTCTCACTCGGCCGGACGAGGCAGTGctgaaatttctaaaatacttTGGTTGTGTTGTAAGTGCATTCTTAAGTCGATAAATAACAAtagtttgattaaaataaagatGCATATTCTGATATATTTAAAAGGGAaagcaatatttttttaaactatattttatAGGAGTACGTTATAACAAAGTTGCCATCTTTCAGCCTCATGACTCCAAAATGCAAACACAaacttctttcttcttgttctttgttttctttatttaaaaaaagaaaaaaagagaaagaagaagagagaagaatcCGTAGAGGCCTTCAACTATCTTCCCCTCATTTTCATCCCAAAAATTCCACTTCTTTCACAAAGTCACACATTTCCCCCACCCCAAGAAAAATTCAAGTATGATCATTTTCGTTAATTCAAGACTATGTTTCTCAGTattgtttttcaaattaaatctaaattaaatctCTGTTGACTTCTTAAGTCAAGTAAAGTTATTaattggtgtcattttctcacAATTTTCCAAATTGAAGAAAAGTCTATAAACAAACTTCCCCCACAGGTCCTTGCATGATCACTCATAGTCATAGCACTTGTTTtctaattaatttcaatttcttCCTCTGTTCTCATTTTTACTGTagttaaaaaaaagttgaaaaaaaatcaatatatatataatatttttttagattattaatattaaaatatcataatatGTGTGAAAAATCATTAATGAAATGACATTAATTCTACTACCATGTtctaatatacatatatgtatgtatgtacaaTAGTAAAAATAGGGGAgattttacatttataaaaaaaaaattcatgtttatCATTAATTGAGTCTATAATGAATACATCATTTTTAGATggtaaaataatttaagttgAACAAAAACGGCATATAATGAAATATTCATAGCCCTTAAAAGATAtaagattatataatatatatatacacatttaaaATATCCACTTTCcaaaatgtttatataaaaaattatatttgtttatacatCTTGCAAtcattttatttgtgatttttttattataaatatgtttagatattgatgtttatataaatgaaataaatagagGCGTCACAATGTTGGTTGCAACGTAAGCTTGAATTTTGTCAAGACCAACAAATGTGCAGCATTGCAAACTTGgttacaataggagttgcaaTGCCTAATTTTAGAATGTGTTTAAATTAGGAGATGTGAAGATTCTAGAAGAGGAAGACGCTATATTTGGGATGTGGAGATGtgttgagatgccttgaattTCAAATTGATTGTGATTGCAACCCTATCCAAATTATGACTCGACCCTAATTTAGGGAGCTAACCCTAAATTAGAGAATTCAATGAAAATCTGTGGTGGGTTTTTTGGCTTGGGCCTGCCCAACAAACTGATCCATTGTgtgttgtattattttattttaatttggatatatatatatggttttatcTTTATCATATATGAGTTGTTTTTTCCTCtgaagagaagaataagaaatctctATCTCCCTGCCTGTGGGCGTAGGTTATATAGaccgaaccacgtaaatctctgtgtgctattatttttcttttgttcttcttcatatTATTGCTGTATTTGGCTTAACAAGATGTTTATATAAGAGACCATGCTTTGAGATTTAGAATATGCCACCAAAGAGAGACTTTGGGTAAAGGTGAGTGAGAGTGGGTATTGGTCAATGTAGGAAGGGTTCATGTGTTTATtatgagagtgagagtgagtggtgtacttttcttttttcaccTTTTTTAGTAGATTGTTATCTCTGGATTCGGTCCCTAGATATAGGTAAGTTGTGTCAAACTGGGTAATCAATTCATGTGTCTCATTTctcttatttgtttgattttacattGAGTGTGTGTGCTTAGATTATATGAAAGATTGAGTGAAATTCATCACATTAGTACCACTACGTAACCTACAGTTTGGATTGTCATAGTTGGGAGGATTGTCTTTGAGACAAAAAGAATATCTAATGTTTGTGAGGTTCCCACATGATGATGGAGGACATTGATCTTCTGCTGAgacaaaagaagagaagaacaagAGGAGGATGGCAGAGAGCAGAGGTGCAGCAACAGCAGAATGAACAAGGATCATTCTGATCATTTCTACAAATTATACCGTAGttgccatatatatacatacatatatatacatatattatgttAGTGTGTTACATCATGTGTGCGTCTCATTTGCCAATCATGTAAAATCTAAaggtttaatttataaaaagacGAATCCATAACTTGATGTTATTAGTCTTTATCCCAATCACGCAGGATCATCTCCGTTGGtagttttaatttcaaattaaatctcGAATGACTTTCAAGTCAACACAGtgttttttctcatttatttgtttagttatttatttatttatttattttaaatgtgaaCATACAAAAACTGAGATATTTGAATAAAGAGGAAAAAGACATGACAACCACTTTATTATAAAGATGATGAACAAATTAAAGTTGGCAATTGATGAACATTTCCTTGCCGATAAAGGTTCAGTGGCCAAGTCTTGTTAGTATTGctttcaaatcaatttttttttaattaaatcactAATGGCTTCTTGTgtcaaataaaagaattaattgatgttatttttcCACCACATTTCAAATTGAAGAAAGCCAATAAACAACCTTCTCTACAAATCATACATGATTATCTATAGTAGAATTTTTCTTGGGATGAGTTTGGTTTACCGTAATAGGAATAAGAGAAATGAGATAACGAAGAAAAGGGATAAGAATGAATAaaggatgaaaataaaaaaagtgtttgaTTAGAAGAGTAACTCATTGTGAATGGGAAAAGTGAAGAGTaatttattgagaattgaaaaataatgaaatgatATGATATAAATTACTGTTATGCCtttaatataaagaaataaaatttattatttataaaatatgaaatgtgaagatataaattagggataattttggaaagataaataaatttttattaaattatgtgaaataaccaactttcttcgtatgtgagattcggttattcacgacaaataaaaaagaacggaggaaGTATATTACTAAGGACAAAAAGtgttatttaactttaattattagggttaaatatctaaattaagtaatatatgttaattatatcaattgtttattataatttaatgtttaaatttatgacttatatttaaaataaatatttatttaatatataaatatattgttatatatataatagtatatttaatatatatatatatatattagtgagGGGTAAAATGGATAATTTACACACATTTCTCCTTTTATTCAACTTCATCCCCTTTTGTTCCCCCAAAATGGGGGGAATGGTGTTACGGCTCAGGGAATAATGATAGAGGGTAATCATTATTCCCATGGTTATGCATATGGACAAATAAAGATTCTTCTCCAAAGAGAAATTATGGTAGCCATCTAAACTCTCAttttttgcttttcattttttcttgtgttcacacttttataataatagattttttttaataaaattgataaattattaatttatttaaaaatagaaataaagataaagattaCTGGACATAAAAACATTGAGGACAAAACagaaagaaaatacaaatactgaaaaaaaaaatattaattgcaagtttatatatatatatatatatattttttttgaaaaggtggataaaccacaaatattaagaaaaagtaCCAAAAATACAACGACGTTTCCACTAGATGtggaaaacaaaagacaaaaagaaaacaaaagaaaaacaaaggaggAACAGCGGGTCTCCATCCGATTTCCCCACAAAAGCAAGGAAGAGCTACTCCTCACCACTAGTCTGAACCACCTCAATCGGGGAGTGGCCTCCACCCCCACGAGGAAGAGGTCTCGCAGAACTCGAGGCTACGCGATAGAGAGATAGGATCCTCCACCATCACTCTCAAACCATCTGGAGCTGCAGAGAACCAAGATAACATCAAATGAGCAGTCTTCTTCATGACAACATGGGGATAATCACATTTAACAGCAAAGATATAATCATTTCTCGTAAGCCAGATAGACCACACAAAAGCTTTAACAACCCAATCCCCAAGACCCCGCACCGGTGGACGTAAGGCAGCTCTCCAGTCACTCCATAAACTGCCCATTGACAGGGGAAGTTCAGGTAACATTAGAAACCTGCTCAACAAGGACCAAACTTCCCGGGAGAACCGGCACTTTAGGAATAGATGGTCAGCCGATTCAGTATCCGAATGGCAAAAGAACACAAGTAGTCGGGTCGAAGTCTATTACATCTACGTCCTAGCAGAGATTTTTCCGGAGAAAGAATCTTGTTCTTCCAAGCGAGCCAATTAAAGATGTTAACCTTCCTAGGGCGGGGGCCTTTCGAAAAGGATGTTGCGAGAGGGCAGCATGATCCCCCATCATTCAAAAAACAGTAGAATGACTTGACAGAAAAAAACCCGTTGGCCGTCAGTCCCCAAATATTTAAGTCCCTATCACTTTCCGTCAGCACATTTGATCTAGAGCGCAGCTGCTCCACCCCGGGGTAGTTCATAAGCGGCGGTCTCCCAAGTAACGACACAAACTCCCGAACAGTCCCGTTAGGCGAAGGAGCCTAGAAATTCTTCGGCCAAATGTACGTCGGCGCGATGCCATTTAGCCATCTATCCTTCCGGAGAGAGTCGTAGAACCCTCCTTGATCCGAGCAGAAACACAACCCCGAACGCGGGAGGCAGCAGGGAAACCcggaccaaaaagaaagaaactctCCCAATCGGGACTCTTGAACAAGTCCCAGTGGTAACATTATAGTTGAAAGCGAAGGATCTTGGTTCCTCCCGATCCATGTTCATTCGAGAGTTTCCATCTCCCATTTCCCAAGCAAAGGCCGGGTTAAAGGGACGATAGCTCCAAGATACCCCGACCTCCTTGCTCCTAGGCGCGGCAGATATTTCTCCAAGCCACAAAGGCGACGGCCGGATGATCAATGTCGGGGACCCGgaccaaagaaaatctcttctaatcctATCAATATCTTTGATCACTCACTTCGGTAACTTGTAGAGAGACATCCAATATGTTGGTACCGCCGATAACACCGAGTTGACTAGGGTAAGCCGTCCTCCAATAGAGATGTACGAAGATTTCCAGGAGGACAGGCGCCCTCTGACTTTGGCAATCAAGCCTTCCCAGTCCTGCTTACGAGGTCTTCTACCCGAAACAGGTAAGCCAAGATAGGTCACAGGGAGAAGACCCACATCACAATTAACCGTTTTAGCCTCGCACATATGAGGAAGTTGGTGCAAATTCGTAGTGTAAAGGCAAGTTTTGGAAAAAGTTAGTTTCAAGCGGACTGACCCCTCAAAAGACCCGACAAAAATCAACTTGATCACCCTGAGGTCTTCGGCTCCCCCCACCGTCAACACCAGAAGATCATCCGCATAGTGCAAGTTGCAGACACAGCCCTGCTCCCCCAGTGGCACCCCAACCAGAATTTTTGATTTCAGTGCATTGTCGAACATAGTGCACAACACATCTGAAACAAGCACAAAAAGCAGGGGAGACAGAGGGTTCCCCTATTATTATATGATAAACAACTTAAATATTtctcttaaaaatattataaactttgatatatttgacatttattataatataatcatcaatattaaattttaagctAACCAAATCATACATATGATATTGGTGACATAGATGTATATAATTGTTCGAGTAATTAATCATCATGATATGTGATATTGGTGATGTAGTAGCTGTGCACGGGAGAGTAGAGTGAGGATGGTGTGGTTGAGATCATGATCACACGTGAGCTCGTAATTTGGATGGCCATAGTTGGAAAGATTTTCTTTGAGATGGAAAGGATATTTTATGTTTGTGAGGTTCCCCACATGATGATGGACGACAATAATCTTTTGTTGCAGAGACAAGAGTACTACTAAGGAGGTGGATGATGGTAGAGAGCATAACTGAAAGAACTGCAAGAAAAGGAATAAGGATCATCATATCTTTGAATAATTAATGGTTGCTATATACTGCTGTTACTTGCCTCATATACATGGTATATACATATTGGTGTGTGTCTCATTCACCAATTTAaacaaaatctatttttttaataaaaaaaccataacttgatataattactaatttaaattttaataatgccAGACCATCTTGTTATTGTTCTTTTCAAATTACATCATTTTAATCTTGgcatttatttcaaattaaaaatctaaCGACTTCTAAGTCAActatgtaattatattttaaataaaaatggagAAGCCAAACCTTTGAcgtttaaatagaaaaaataaaataaaacacttaGAGTGgtcattataaattaaattaagaataCTAATGAAGTTAGatgaaaattatatacataaattaataaaaattaaattttataaatttcttcatacataaaatttatttgtaggTATGTTACTAATTCAATAAATAACAACAGtttgattagaaaaaataaagatgcatattgtaacaaatttaaaaagtaagACAAAAGGTGTATTTTTCCATCTTTGAAAAAGTATGTAAAATTCATATTggtttttcaattatatatatatatatatatatatatatatatatatatataattcatgtaTTATGCACAGGTTGATTTAACgtcattgtataaatatttctGACTTTATAATGTTGTGATCAAAAAGCTTTTAACACAAGCCACTTAGATTTTTCCTTCGGTTCTGAGTGAGGCCAGTCAATAGCTGCTTTTGAGGCTATTTACTGCAAGTTCTGCGACATAGGCCCGAGAGACTTGAACTCCATACTTCTTAAATATCTCATACTTGCTTCGTGACTACTGAGAGTTCTGATTTAAAAAGCAGAATATTAGAAACGAATTTATTACTGTTTGAACTGCAATAGATTGAAGACTGAATATGATCGTTTTaaatataacttttaataacAACGAACACAAACAgggcatttaaaaatataatttattaaaaattttaaaaagctaTCCGGttttaatccgtttctagtAGAAAAGGgactgaaaacgagttttaaaaattaatatattatttcaatatcattaaatattaaaaaaatatccgtttaaTAGAAAGgatttagaaacggatattaaaattaatatattattttaaatatcattaaatattaaaaaaatatcagctTTTAATCCGTTTTACATTAGAAAGGGATCTGaaaacggatttaaaaaaataatattatttaaatattatcaaatattaaaaaatacttgTTTCTAATCCTttttattagcaacggattaaaaacggatttaaaaattaatatattatttaaatatcattaaatattaaaaaatattcgtttctaatccgtttctattcgaaacggactagaaacggattttaaaattaatatattatttaaatattattaaatattaaaaaatgattaaactaACTTTATTAAtagtatgaaaataaaaacgAGAAGGGATAAACGTTGA containing:
- the LOC120255006 gene encoding uncharacterized protein LOC120255006, whose protein sequence is MFDNALKSKILVGVPLGEQGCVCNLHYADDLLVLTVGGAEDLRVIKLIFVGSFEGSVRLKLTFSKTCLYTTNLHQLPHMCEAKTVNCDVGLLPVTYLGLPVSGRRPRKQDWEGLIAKVRGRLSSWKSSYISIGGRLTLVNSVLSAVPTYWMSLYKLPK